A window from Cellvibrio zantedeschiae encodes these proteins:
- a CDS encoding acyltransferase family protein encodes MTQAVNLPLHEITRKRLIELDWLRVMVFGLLIFYHVGMLYVEGWGWHYKSTYTSKFLTNIMLWSNQWRMSLLFMISGAAVSFLLASQSWWQFIVKRVPILLLPLLFGMLVVVVPQVYVEANSKGIINCPNYWHFWYAYLDQNSPEFADHKTLGSMHLTWNHLWFLLYLLAYSLIVWAAYPLLMSSRLMPLRNAFAKQTPMSVVIVLPIMISYFLGLWLDEKNPVTHNFVQDWFNHARSLLVFLIGFVLVRMPLVWNRFAGLRWHFLVTAAITFSYILFSFNGGSLGDGGIAKSINRLFWTANGWFWMLTLIAWAQHCFHNSNPILRYLNRGVYCFYIVHQTLIIAIAYFLVPKTLGGFWEPMLIILMVISGCILMFEIIKRLPVLPIFFGIQKGR; translated from the coding sequence ATGACCCAGGCAGTTAATCTTCCCTTGCACGAAATTACCCGGAAACGTTTGATCGAGTTGGATTGGTTGCGTGTGATGGTTTTTGGGCTATTGATTTTTTACCACGTCGGTATGCTTTATGTCGAAGGTTGGGGTTGGCATTACAAAAGTACTTACACCAGTAAATTCCTTACCAATATTATGTTGTGGTCGAACCAGTGGCGGATGTCTTTGCTATTTATGATTAGTGGCGCGGCTGTGTCATTTCTATTGGCAAGCCAGTCGTGGTGGCAGTTTATTGTTAAGCGTGTGCCGATTCTGCTCTTGCCCTTGTTATTCGGGATGCTGGTAGTTGTGGTTCCGCAAGTGTACGTGGAGGCGAACAGCAAAGGCATCATCAATTGCCCCAACTACTGGCATTTTTGGTATGCATACCTCGATCAAAACAGCCCCGAGTTTGCTGACCATAAAACCCTGGGTTCTATGCATTTAACCTGGAATCATCTTTGGTTTTTGCTTTATTTATTAGCTTACAGTCTGATTGTGTGGGCAGCTTACCCTTTGCTGATGTCGTCTCGGCTAATGCCTCTAAGGAATGCGTTTGCGAAACAAACGCCAATGTCTGTAGTGATTGTTCTTCCAATAATGATTTCCTATTTTCTAGGGTTGTGGCTAGACGAAAAAAATCCTGTTACGCATAACTTTGTACAGGATTGGTTTAATCACGCACGTTCATTGCTGGTGTTTTTGATTGGTTTTGTGTTGGTGAGAATGCCTCTGGTTTGGAATCGCTTTGCTGGTTTGCGCTGGCATTTCCTTGTTACAGCAGCAATCACCTTCAGCTATATCCTGTTTTCCTTTAATGGAGGCTCTTTGGGTGATGGTGGTATTGCCAAGAGCATCAACCGATTGTTCTGGACCGCCAACGGGTGGTTTTGGATGCTTACGCTTATCGCGTGGGCGCAGCATTGTTTTCATAACAGCAATCCGATACTGCGTTATTTGAATCGCGGCGTTTACTGCTTTTATATCGTCCATCAAACCTTAATTATTGCGATTGCCTATTTTCTGGTGCCGAAAACTCTCGGAGGTTTTTGGGAGCCAATGCTTATTATCTTGATGGTCATCAGCGGTTGTATATTGATGTTTGAGATCATTAAACGCCTGCCGGTATTGCCAATATTTTTTGGGATACAAAAGGGGCGTTAA
- a CDS encoding DUF5610 domain-containing protein, with protein sequence MTLSSINSGAFPSSSLLSRQDQARAQSKSSVIKEAPPIEEKRQSALKLVTRTLSQAYEKIAGKDAVATTAYSDQEPMTATKAAGTILGFIERRLAMDVAEGATQEQLQSRLEAGLEGFKKGFAEAEEKLKALSMFYPEVEADLKDTYSQVLSGIDALKEKLVSGVKTDASVPKESLPNVATPASINNIAIQQGLYEYAEARDFKFELITKEGDRVSIRASSSLGVSVATAQDKNGVEVNASKSSASNFELSIEGDLNESELNAINDLLGRVDKLAGQFYSGNLDDVFDKAVNLGYDDQQIASYALNLSQVQIQQVAESYSAFSPEGEQVPSLANQLAPVGDFIKDVLSTLNVAGEFANPHQLLLDLTRKMADQAALKNEEPSALSQFLERILALNVPQKTEAVSAS encoded by the coding sequence ATGACTCTATCTTCAATCAACTCCGGCGCATTTCCTTCGTCTTCATTATTAAGCAGGCAGGATCAAGCTCGCGCTCAATCCAAATCCTCAGTAATCAAGGAAGCTCCGCCAATTGAGGAAAAACGTCAATCTGCCCTCAAGTTAGTAACCCGCACGCTCAGTCAGGCCTATGAAAAAATTGCTGGTAAAGACGCTGTCGCCACGACAGCCTACAGCGATCAAGAGCCGATGACGGCCACGAAAGCAGCCGGTACTATTTTGGGTTTTATAGAGCGCCGTCTAGCAATGGATGTTGCTGAAGGCGCAACTCAGGAACAATTACAATCGCGTTTAGAGGCGGGGCTAGAGGGCTTTAAGAAAGGCTTTGCCGAAGCGGAAGAAAAGTTAAAAGCCTTGAGCATGTTTTATCCAGAAGTGGAGGCAGACCTTAAAGATACCTATTCGCAAGTTTTATCCGGTATAGACGCGTTAAAAGAAAAACTTGTTTCGGGCGTTAAAACTGATGCTTCAGTACCAAAAGAATCACTTCCAAATGTAGCTACGCCAGCTTCTATTAATAATATTGCGATACAACAAGGTCTTTATGAGTATGCGGAGGCGCGCGATTTCAAATTCGAATTAATCACCAAAGAGGGTGATAGAGTGAGCATTCGCGCATCATCCAGCCTGGGAGTGAGTGTTGCAACTGCACAAGATAAAAATGGTGTCGAGGTTAATGCCAGTAAAAGTTCTGCAAGTAATTTTGAGCTTTCAATTGAAGGTGATTTGAATGAAAGCGAATTGAATGCGATTAACGATTTGCTCGGGCGCGTGGATAAGTTGGCCGGGCAATTTTACTCAGGTAATTTGGATGATGTTTTTGATAAAGCGGTAAATCTTGGCTACGACGATCAACAAATTGCAAGCTACGCGTTGAATTTATCGCAAGTACAAATTCAACAGGTTGCTGAGAGCTATAGCGCGTTTTCACCGGAAGGCGAACAAGTTCCGAGTTTGGCAAACCAATTGGCGCCAGTGGGGGACTTTATTAAAGATGTATTGTCTACTTTAAATGTAGCGGGCGAGTTTGCTAATCCGCATCAATTGTTGTTGGATTTAACCAGAAAAATGGCTGATCAGGCAGCTTTAAAAAATGAAGAGCCTAGTGCTTTATCGCAATTCCTGGAACGAATCCTAGCATTAAACGTTCCGCAAAAAACAGAAGCAGTTTCTGCTTCTTGA
- a CDS encoding HvfC family RiPP maturation protein gives MKSFQHTQLAFTEYLRGNTSGDSANDKKSRQEEIYRDLIYKNISQCISDVFQTTKSIIPESEWEAMIREFIKIHPSHTPYFLEICQEFLAYFVNTRKLQPTDYPFIIELMHFEWIQLAIDIADLSLPETTCIPEPAESSLWNASPFVVGLTYSYPVHIIDKDYLPIEQTAQPTYLLVHRKRNDDLEILETDGLSLRIIQLLQAHEKINYSQIFQLLAEELDNHTKEILLPRVLSVLRTLAQDELIFCNQT, from the coding sequence ATGAAATCTTTTCAGCACACTCAACTGGCTTTTACCGAATATCTACGTGGAAACACAAGTGGAGATTCAGCAAACGATAAAAAATCCAGACAAGAAGAAATTTATCGCGATCTGATTTATAAAAATATAAGTCAATGTATTTCAGACGTGTTCCAAACAACGAAAAGCATTATTCCTGAAAGCGAATGGGAGGCAATGATACGTGAATTCATTAAAATCCATCCTTCGCACACGCCTTATTTTTTGGAGATTTGCCAAGAGTTTCTAGCATATTTCGTCAACACTCGAAAATTGCAGCCAACAGATTACCCATTCATTATTGAACTTATGCATTTTGAATGGATTCAATTAGCCATAGATATTGCTGATTTAAGTTTGCCGGAAACAACATGCATCCCAGAGCCTGCAGAAAGCTCGCTTTGGAATGCGTCACCGTTTGTTGTTGGATTGACTTATTCCTACCCCGTGCACATTATTGACAAAGATTATTTGCCCATAGAGCAAACCGCGCAACCAACTTATTTATTGGTACATAGAAAACGAAATGATGATTTGGAAATTTTAGAGACGGACGGTTTAAGCCTACGCATTATTCAATTGCTACAAGCGCATGAAAAAATCAACTATTCGCAAATATTCCAGCTCCTGGCGGAAGAGCTTGATAATCACACTAAAGAAATACTGCTACCAAGAGTCTTGTCCGTATTGCGCACACTTGCGCAAGACGAGCTTATATTCTGCAACCAAACATAA
- a CDS encoding HvfB family MNIO-type RiPP peptide maturase, with amino-acid sequence MMVDKNFSASVSGAGLGLHRSLLDKLNHLSAEDINFLEVAPENWINVGGRLGKQLRSYTEKFPFVCHGLSLSLGAPAPLNIDLLKAVKVFLRQHKIHYYSEHLSYSGDAGNLFELLPIPFTEDAVHYVASRIRQAQDILGQRIAIENATYYYAPQQEMAEWEFINAVMYEADCALLLDVNNLYVNSVNHQYDALEFLQNLHGERTAYIHIAGHDTERESFYTDTHGAPVVKDVWSLLQLAYSLFGVRPTLLERENNIPPINALLQEINQIMEYQTLSSSQKT; translated from the coding sequence ATGATGGTAGATAAGAATTTTTCTGCTTCTGTTAGCGGTGCGGGCCTTGGCCTGCACCGCAGCTTGCTCGATAAATTGAATCATCTGAGCGCTGAAGATATTAATTTTTTGGAAGTTGCCCCGGAAAACTGGATTAATGTTGGCGGCCGTCTAGGCAAACAACTAAGGTCGTATACTGAAAAATTTCCTTTTGTTTGCCATGGGCTCTCGCTCTCACTGGGAGCACCTGCTCCTTTAAATATCGATTTACTAAAAGCAGTTAAAGTATTTTTACGTCAACACAAGATCCACTACTACAGCGAACACCTCAGCTATTCCGGCGATGCTGGCAATCTCTTCGAATTACTTCCAATACCCTTTACCGAAGATGCTGTGCATTATGTTGCATCGCGTATTCGCCAGGCACAGGATATTCTTGGCCAACGCATTGCGATAGAAAACGCAACCTATTACTACGCCCCCCAACAAGAAATGGCTGAATGGGAATTTATTAACGCCGTAATGTACGAAGCAGATTGCGCTCTATTGTTGGATGTAAACAATCTGTACGTAAACAGTGTTAACCATCAATATGATGCTCTTGAATTTCTGCAAAATTTGCACGGTGAGCGGACTGCTTATATTCATATTGCGGGGCACGACACCGAAAGAGAAAGCTTCTACACAGATACTCATGGCGCCCCTGTAGTGAAAGACGTATGGAGCCTGCTGCAGCTCGCCTATTCATTATTTGGTGTAAGGCCAACCTTACTAGAACGTGAAAATAATATCCCACCAATTAATGCACTCCTACAGGAAATTAATCAAATAATGGAATACCAAACGCTATCAAGCAGTCAAAAAACATGA
- a CDS encoding nuclear transport factor 2 family protein, which produces MKIHSLILSTLLISLSSCGGSSDSKEPAKDAIPSSSSSLSSASSTTSSAAASSIATSSSVSSSSSSAAPCMTQDCESKNKDLVQKIYTDIMNGGKTDLVNTYFDANVILHISGANNGATGETSHLQSLKNNNPNYIATLKHLAADGDYVAAHWHLSAKPDNEFNGKAVVDLYRVAGNKIIEHWHLSANLSDTTVSGNSLFSDLYKYTGTKPVATQDSEAANNQLVTSTYLGLFNDKNLSLIDQNIAPSYLQHNPYVPNGSEALRNFVNARTPGGLSFFATISDDDLVWTFKGDGNLTLVDMFRVDNKKIVEHYDLF; this is translated from the coding sequence ATGAAAATACACTCGCTTATACTATCGACGCTGCTCATTAGCTTAAGCAGCTGCGGCGGCAGTAGTGATTCAAAAGAACCGGCTAAGGACGCTATTCCGTCATCCAGTAGCTCGCTGAGTAGTGCCAGCTCAACAACATCCAGCGCAGCGGCAAGTTCTATCGCAACCAGCAGCTCAGTCAGTAGCAGCTCAAGCTCAGCTGCCCCCTGCATGACGCAGGATTGTGAATCTAAAAACAAGGACTTAGTACAAAAAATTTACACTGACATTATGAACGGAGGAAAGACCGACCTAGTTAACACTTATTTTGATGCTAACGTAATACTGCATATTTCTGGTGCCAATAACGGGGCCACTGGCGAAACATCGCACTTACAATCACTGAAAAATAACAATCCCAATTACATTGCCACCCTAAAACATCTTGCGGCCGATGGCGATTATGTCGCCGCACACTGGCACCTCTCCGCTAAACCTGACAATGAATTTAATGGTAAAGCGGTTGTAGATCTCTACAGGGTAGCGGGCAATAAAATTATCGAGCATTGGCACTTGTCTGCAAACCTGAGCGATACCACTGTTAGCGGAAACTCGCTCTTTAGTGATCTCTATAAATATACGGGCACCAAGCCCGTAGCTACACAAGATTCAGAGGCCGCTAATAATCAACTCGTTACTTCGACATACCTGGGCCTATTCAACGATAAAAACCTGAGTTTGATTGACCAGAACATCGCGCCAAGTTACCTCCAACATAATCCCTATGTCCCCAACGGCAGCGAAGCGCTTAGGAACTTTGTTAACGCACGAACACCGGGAGGATTAAGTTTTTTCGCCACTATATCTGACGATGACCTGGTATGGACCTTTAAAGGCGACGGCAATTTAACCTTGGTAGATATGTTCCGTGTAGATAATAAAAAAATCGTGGAGCACTACGATCTTTTTTAA
- a CDS encoding winged helix-turn-helix domain-containing protein, with amino-acid sequence MKALLMDKFSFDKIVVDPKSNTIYLNGVEKRLEPKLISLLCLLAAQGRDVISRQDITQAIWSDVVVGEESITRAIFALRNALGDDAKQPKYIETIPKKGYRFLVDAEVVKDSPPLEPLTTKVLVAKKISWTVYSAAAILLIIVLFGIWQKYTIPNVEIESILPLNKMEGVERDISLSADGTKLLFIHEFDQRNDLYSRDLANAKDILWVRDDFFKTSPIWIDANTVAYIRQAGGESQLVRNYQGQPPQILYTSAKRIMKLAMASGDTENLFFLEFQNNDLIELKSLNLRNGKQQTWRDSISGLPHKIGQLQHSTKSNTLLMVQNEYDSPAIISLDLNTKKITTINNSSHFSEINKLVAINDQSVLVVGVMGAAEGIWFVDEQKRPQLVLRSSGSEKIVDAQFDVSRNIIFYTNLQKNADIQMVSAKKSEILPLPELNSSGIDIQGMFVGNNKFIYFISNRTGYYDVWRYDTELKSVKQITKLNALSMTWFSLSHDNKKLVVGYRTEGLSLGVVDVETGKLLNHVKTPSRRHPLGWSNDDRVIYASEHEAEINLFNYDAITLKQSLFAEKSGLYVKDLDGRRVVYVDYARHALVERDLETKQEKILHDKISDLTALAPRKITLNKTNDGFYTSCQIEWAHKTCFYSLSVANGSPVFVSDIPFWKVFDIAEDGEKLLVMDTKPSSGDIMKMQLRD; translated from the coding sequence GTGAAAGCTTTATTAATGGATAAATTTTCTTTCGATAAGATTGTTGTTGATCCAAAATCTAATACGATCTATTTAAATGGTGTCGAAAAGCGCCTTGAGCCAAAACTTATTAGCTTGCTCTGCCTATTGGCTGCGCAAGGGCGGGATGTTATTTCTCGTCAGGACATAACCCAAGCTATTTGGTCGGATGTTGTGGTCGGCGAAGAGTCAATTACTCGCGCTATTTTCGCGCTGCGCAATGCCTTGGGGGATGATGCAAAACAGCCTAAATATATTGAGACCATCCCGAAAAAAGGCTACCGCTTTTTAGTGGATGCAGAAGTCGTCAAGGATTCCCCTCCACTTGAACCCCTGACTACCAAGGTTCTGGTCGCCAAAAAAATATCATGGACCGTCTACAGTGCGGCCGCAATTCTGTTGATCATTGTTCTGTTTGGGATCTGGCAAAAATACACGATTCCGAATGTTGAAATCGAAAGCATCCTGCCCTTAAATAAAATGGAAGGAGTTGAAAGGGATATCAGCCTGAGTGCTGATGGCACCAAGCTTTTGTTTATTCATGAGTTTGATCAGAGAAATGATCTTTACAGTCGCGATTTGGCTAACGCAAAAGATATTCTTTGGGTGCGTGATGATTTTTTCAAAACATCACCTATTTGGATTGATGCCAATACCGTTGCTTATATTCGCCAAGCAGGTGGCGAGAGTCAGCTGGTGCGTAATTATCAAGGGCAACCGCCGCAGATTCTTTATACGTCTGCCAAGCGAATTATGAAGTTGGCCATGGCTAGTGGCGATACCGAAAATTTATTCTTTCTAGAGTTTCAGAATAATGATCTCATTGAATTGAAATCACTCAATTTGCGTAATGGTAAACAACAAACTTGGCGTGATTCGATTTCAGGGCTCCCCCATAAAATTGGTCAATTACAACATTCGACGAAATCCAATACTTTGTTGATGGTACAGAACGAATATGATAGCCCTGCTATTATTTCGTTAGATTTAAATACGAAGAAAATTACGACAATTAACAATAGTAGTCATTTTAGTGAAATTAATAAGCTTGTTGCTATTAATGATCAGTCTGTTTTAGTCGTTGGTGTTATGGGGGCGGCTGAGGGAATTTGGTTTGTTGATGAACAAAAACGACCACAATTAGTGCTTCGTTCTTCAGGTTCGGAAAAGATTGTTGATGCGCAATTTGATGTTAGTCGTAACATTATCTTTTATACCAATCTACAGAAAAATGCAGATATCCAAATGGTTTCTGCTAAAAAATCAGAAATATTACCCTTGCCTGAATTAAATTCGAGTGGCATCGATATACAGGGGATGTTTGTCGGTAATAATAAGTTTATCTATTTCATCTCTAACCGCACGGGTTACTACGATGTGTGGCGCTACGATACAGAATTAAAATCTGTTAAACAGATTACAAAGTTGAATGCTTTATCTATGACCTGGTTTTCGTTATCACATGATAATAAAAAGCTTGTGGTTGGATATCGTACGGAAGGTTTGTCTTTAGGTGTAGTTGATGTTGAAACCGGTAAATTATTAAACCACGTTAAAACGCCTTCTCGCCGTCATCCGCTGGGGTGGAGTAACGACGACAGGGTCATATATGCCAGCGAACACGAAGCAGAGATCAATCTGTTTAATTATGATGCCATTACCTTAAAGCAATCCCTGTTCGCTGAAAAATCCGGCTTGTACGTAAAGGATCTGGATGGAAGAAGAGTGGTGTATGTTGACTATGCCCGTCACGCCTTGGTAGAGCGGGATTTGGAAACGAAACAAGAAAAAATATTGCACGACAAAATTTCTGATTTAACAGCCTTGGCGCCGCGAAAAATCACCCTGAATAAAACGAACGATGGGTTTTACACAAGTTGCCAAATAGAGTGGGCTCATAAAACCTGCTTCTATTCTTTGTCAGTAGCCAATGGGTCACCGGTTTTTGTAAGTGATATTCCTTTTTGGAAGGTGTTTGATATTGCGGAAGATGGTGAAAAACTCTTAGTGATGGATACCAAGCCTTCATCTGGCGATATTATGAAAATGCAGCTGCGGGATTAA
- a CDS encoding TonB family protein — protein MKIISPSRVNKGFGVAALTLFNFLFIISTPLAHADFDSAMALYEAKDFTSAMTEFKRLSSLGHKHSQMNLGVMYFRGEGIDKNPIEAYAWTALAASDGDANKAHVRDLINKRLTPDEKSQALARATELLAQMSDQALQEKLTPVMLSDMECQFQLAPLKMPAPLYPNELINQNKGGSVDVEYTIDKLGFARDYSIIVATDKGFEKAVLTALKKWQYQPVLVDGKATEVAVTQLRAKFSIAGSTLNKDAVKKYIDELRGKAESGKVVDMYSFAYIANLLPELQVQKQESNSWYFKAAQAGLPHAQYEIGKALMRGEGCKTDQTKGVYWLTLAAKSNNPNAQYFLGVSLLNSNKFAQNKQQAIEWLNHAVAGGHEKAAMRLAWILATDTNDSVRDPKRAMELVTNIYEKYPDQLRANENLAAAQAANGIFDEAIKTQKTAINLAKKIDYPLTELEARLVAYQQHQAWRE, from the coding sequence GTGAAGATCATATCTCCCTCCCGCGTTAACAAAGGTTTTGGTGTAGCAGCCTTAACCTTATTCAATTTTCTTTTTATCATTAGCACTCCGCTCGCCCACGCCGATTTTGACAGCGCAATGGCACTCTACGAGGCCAAGGATTTTACCAGCGCCATGACCGAGTTTAAGCGCTTGTCATCACTAGGCCATAAGCACTCTCAGATGAATCTTGGCGTAATGTACTTTAGAGGAGAAGGCATAGACAAAAATCCAATTGAAGCTTATGCGTGGACAGCACTTGCGGCATCCGATGGTGATGCCAATAAAGCACACGTGCGCGACCTGATAAACAAACGCCTAACACCAGACGAAAAGTCACAAGCGTTAGCCAGAGCCACTGAATTGCTCGCACAAATGAGTGATCAAGCGCTACAAGAAAAACTCACACCTGTGATGCTCTCGGATATGGAGTGTCAATTTCAGCTTGCACCCTTAAAAATGCCTGCGCCGTTATACCCTAACGAACTCATTAACCAAAACAAGGGCGGATCGGTTGATGTTGAATATACAATCGACAAACTCGGTTTTGCGCGCGACTATTCAATCATCGTAGCCACCGATAAAGGTTTTGAGAAAGCTGTACTCACGGCGCTCAAAAAATGGCAGTACCAACCCGTATTGGTCGACGGTAAAGCCACTGAAGTAGCCGTTACTCAATTGCGCGCAAAGTTTAGTATTGCGGGTTCAACCCTCAATAAAGATGCCGTTAAAAAATATATTGACGAGTTAAGAGGCAAAGCAGAATCTGGCAAAGTGGTGGATATGTATTCTTTCGCCTATATCGCAAATTTATTGCCAGAACTTCAGGTGCAAAAGCAAGAATCCAACAGTTGGTATTTCAAAGCCGCACAAGCGGGTTTGCCACATGCGCAATATGAAATTGGCAAAGCTTTAATGCGCGGCGAAGGCTGCAAAACAGATCAAACCAAGGGGGTCTATTGGCTGACCTTGGCCGCCAAAAGTAACAACCCAAACGCGCAGTATTTTCTGGGAGTTTCGCTTTTAAATTCAAATAAGTTTGCGCAAAACAAACAGCAAGCGATTGAGTGGTTGAATCACGCCGTTGCCGGTGGCCACGAAAAAGCAGCCATGCGCCTTGCATGGATTTTAGCAACCGATACAAATGACAGTGTCCGCGACCCCAAACGCGCCATGGAGTTAGTCACAAACATTTATGAGAAGTACCCGGATCAACTCCGCGCAAATGAAAATCTAGCCGCAGCGCAGGCAGCCAATGGTATATTTGATGAAGCGATTAAAACCCAAAAAACAGCCATAAATTTAGCAAAGAAAATTGATTATCCACTAACAGAATTGGAAGCGCGTTTAGTAGCCTACCAACAGCACCAAGCATGGCGAGAGTAA